The Pseudomonas fluorescens nucleotide sequence TGCTGACTGCAGTTGCTCGGTGAAGATGGTCTGGATCGAGTCGATGACCATCACCTTGGGCTTTTCGACCCGCGCGGTGGCGATGATGGTCTCGATGCAGGTTTCGGTCATCACCCGCAGCTTGTCCTGGGGCAAGCCCAGGCGCCGGGCGCGCATGGCCACCTGCTGCTGGGATTCCTCGCCGGTGACGTAGAGTGCCGGCATGCGCGTGGCGATGTTGCACAGGGTCTGCAGGAGGATGGTCGACTTGCCAATGCCCGGGTCGCCACCGATCAGCACCACCGAGCCGTCGACCAGACCGCCGCCGAGCACCCGGTCGAGTTCGGCACTGGCGGTGGTGAAGCGCGGGATTTCCTCGACACTGACTTCGGCCAGGGTCTTGATCTGCGCCTGCTGCCCGGCCCAGCCGGTACGCCCGCTGGGGGCTGCGGCGGCGCCGCTTTCCAGCACGGTCTCGACCAGGGTGTTCCAGGCGCCGCATTCACCGCATTGCCCGGCCCATTTCGGGAAGGTCGCGCCGCACTCGGTGCAGCCGTACATGCGCTTGGCCTTGGCCATGGGACGGTCCTCTGGAAAAAGGCACCATCATAGCCGACCTCGGGCACCTGGGCGGGCACAGAAAACGACAAAACTATTCGGTATAACCGCAGTCTGTTGCAGCAGCGCGGAGCATGAAGCGCATAGCTGATTTACACTGCGTTTACCAACCTCATCTGTTACAAGGAATAAACCATGGGCGTGCTCAGTGAATTCAAGGCCTTCGCGGTCAAAGGCAATGTCGTCGATATGGCCGTCGGTATCATTATCGGCGCCGCCTTTGGCAAAATCGTTTCATCTTTTGTCGGCGACGTGATCATGCCACCGATTGGCTTGCTGATCGGCGGGGTCGATTTCAGTGACCTGGCGGTTACTTTGAAAGCCGCAGAGGGTGACGTACCGGCAGTGATGCTGGCGTATGGCAAATTCATCCAGACCATCCTCGACTTCATCATCGTCGCCTTTGCGATCTTCATGGGCATCAAGGTCATCAACCGCCTGAAACGCGAAGAAGCCGCAGCGCCAACCCTGCCGCCAGTACCGACCAAGGAAGAAGAGCTGCTCACCGAGATCCGCGACCTGCTCAAGGCGCAGAATCGGCAACCCTGAACACAGGGATAAAAAAACGGCGCCTGCGGGCGCCGTTCTTGTTGCTGCTTACCAGTAGGTCTCGACCGCGACCTGGCCGGGTCGCCGGCTGAGGCTGAGGTTCATGTCGCGTTGCTTGAGGACCTTGCGGGTGTCATCGATCATCTGCGGGTTGCCGCAGAGCATCACCCGCGAGTGTTCCGGTGTCAGAGCCAGGCCTGCCGCACGCTCCAGCTCGCCATTCTCGATCAGGGTGGTGATGCGTTGATTCAATGCTCCCGGATGTTGCTCGCGGGTGACGATCGGAATGAACTGCAGCTTGCCGGCATATTCCGCCAGGTAGTCGCGCTGCTCCAGCCCGGCGATCAGGTCCAGATACGCAAGCTCCCGGGCTTCGCGCACCGAATAGACCAGCTTGATCGACTCGAAACGCTCCCATACCTCGAAGTCCTGGAGGATCGACAGGAACGGCGCAATGCCGGTGCCGGTTGCCAGTAGCCACAGGTCGCGGCCGTCGACAAAGCGGTCAAGGGTCAGGTAGCCGAAGGCCTGACGATCGATCAGCAAGCTGTCGCCCTCGCCCAGGCGGCTCAGCTCACTGGTGAATTCGCCGCCCGGCACCACGATGGAAAAGAAATCCAGGTGCTCGTCGAATGGCGAAGACACCATCGAATAAGCGCGCCAGACCACACTGCCGTCGGCCTTGGTCACCCCCAGGCGGGCGAACTGCCCGGCGCGGAAACGAAAGCCCTGGTCGCGGCTGGTACGCAGGCTGAACAGGCTGGGGGTCAGCGGCTGGACGTCGAGCAGCGTCTGGCGGGTGAACTTTTCAGCACTGGCAGTCATGACTTGCTCCAAAAAACAGATGCCCCAGTGTCGCGCAAACGCCGAGAGATAAACACCGTCGGTTTGTAGTGGCATCGCGCGCGGTTGCTGTGACGGGCACTGATAGCTCAATGATTTCGAACTGATATCAAACATTTACGACACGGTGCTCTAAAGAACAGCCCTGTCGAAAACTTCACATTTCTATAGCCAAAAAACCCAACACAACAGTGGGACATTTCCTACACTACGTTGCACCTTGCGAGTTGTTGGATCCATCCATCAAGAGAAAGCTCCCATGCCGCACTGGAAAGAACAGCAACTGGAGCAGTTGCTTGCCGAAACCGATGAACAACGGATGTTTGACATCGCGGTTTCCCTGGCCCAGCAACTGGACATGGAATATCTGGCTTTCGGCATGCGTGTGCAAATCGCGACCTTCGCCCCTCACATGAGATTCTTCAACAACTATCCCGCCGCCTGGAACGAACGCTACCAACGCTGCAACTACCTGGACATCGATCCCACTATCGCCCATTGCCACCGCTCGTTGATGCCATTGCTGTGGAGCGACGAGGTGTTCCGAGAGACGCCCGAGTTCCGTGAGCAAGCCAAGTACCATGGGCTGTGTCACGGCTGGAGCCAGTCGGCACATGATATGCGTCACAACGAAAGCATGCTCAGCGTCGCCCGCAGCCACGGCGCAATTGGCCTCGAAGAACTCTACGACAAGGCCGGCCAGACCATCTGGCTGTGCAACCTGCTGCATACGCTGATGATTGACCGGCAACCCGGGCACGCAACACCGACCTATAACCTGTCCGAGCGGGAAACCGAAGTGCTCAAGTGGTCGGCCGCCGGCAAGACCGCTGCCGATATCGCCTGCATCCTATCGCTGTCGCAGAGCACAGTGAACTTCCACATCCGCAGCATTATCAGTAAAACCAACGCCAGCAATAAAGCCGGCGCAATCGCCATTGCGGCGATGAGTGGCCTGATCTGAGCCAACGCCCCCGCCCCCCTGCAAAGCACGGTAGAATCACGGCCCTGTAGAGCGCGCCGCGCGCGCACATCAATGCCCCAGAGCCTTACACCATGCCCCTGCTGACCAGCCCCTTCGCCGAACTCGACCTGCTTCGCCAGCCCGAGCAAGCCAACGATCCCCTGCAAGCCTTCGATGCTGCCGACGAGTATTTGCTGGAGCACCTGGCCGAACAGGCACCTGCGGCAAATACCCGGGTGCTGGTGCTCAACGACAGCTTCGGCGCGCTGGCCATCAGCCTGGCGCCTCATGTCTCAGTGCTCAGCAGCGGCGATTCGCACCTGGCCCATCTGGCCCTGGAAAAGAACCTGGTGCGCAACGGCCTGGCCTTCGACGCGGTGCCGTTCGTGGCGGCCAGCACCCCCTGGCAAGGCCCGTTCGACCGCGTACTGATACGCGTGCCCAAGACCCTGGCCTTGCTCGAAGAGCAGCTGATTCGCCTGCAGGGCCAGCTGGCGCCCGGCGCGCAGGTCGTTGCCGGCGCCATGATCAAGCACCTGCCACGGGCTGCCGGCGATCTGATGGAGAAATACATTGGCCCGGTGCAGGCGTCCCTGGCGAAGAAAAAGGCCCGACTGTTGATTGCCTCTTTCGAGGCAAAGCCGGTTTTCCTCTCGCCCTACCCCACCCGCTATCAGCTCGATGCGCCACGCCTTGAGCTACTCAATCACGCCAACGTGTTCTGTCGTGAAGGCCTGGATATCGGCACCCGGGCGTTCCTGCCGCACCTGCCCAAAGACCTCGGCACCGCTCGGGTCGCCGACCTGGGTTGCGGCAATGGCGTGCTGGCCATTGCCAGTGCCCTGGCCAATCCGCAGGCGCAGTACACCCTGGTCGATGAGTCGTACATGGCCGTGCAGTCGGCGCTGGAGAACTGGCAGGCAGCGCTGGGCCAGCGTGAAGTCACGGTACGTGCCGACGATGGCCTGGCCGGGCAGCCTGCACAGTCGCTGGATGTAGTGCTGTGCAATCCGCCGTTCCACCAGCAGCAGGTGGTCGGTGACTTTCTCGCCTGGCGGATGTTCCAGCAAGCGCGTGAGGCGCTGGTGGTAGGGGGAGCGCTGTATATCGTCGGCAATCGTCACCTGGGTTATCACAGCAAGCTGGCGCGGTTGTTCCGTGGCGTCGAGCAGGTGGCGGCGACGCCGAAGTTCGTGGTGCTCAAGGCGCGTAAATAGGCCAGTAGCGCGTCGCCTGCATCGCGGGTCAAGCCCGCTCCCACAGAGCAAAAAAAACCCTCCGCAGCTAACGCTGCGCAGGGCTGTAAATCCGCCGCAAGGCGGGATGGGAAATAGCGTTTTAGTGCGTGCTCAGTCCAGCCGCACTCATGAACAAGCGCATCAGCCAGGCGACCAGGGCCAGGCTGACCACGCTGCCCACCCAGATCAGCACCAACCAGCCCAGGCGTTGCCAGAGCGGTTTCTTCTCTTCGTCAATCGTGCCTTTGCCAGTCATTGCCATGCTCCCCTAGTGGTAGCCATCTTCGTGGGTCACCTTGCCGCGGAACACGTAGTAGCTCCAGAAGGTGTAACCGAGGATGAACGGGATGATGAACAAGGTCCCGACCAGCATGAAGCCCTGGCTTTGCGGTGGCGCGGCAGCGTCCCAGATCGAGATCGACGGCGGGATGATGTTCGGCCACAGGCTGATGCCCAGGCCGCTGTAGCCGAGGAAGATCAACACCAGGGTCAGCAGGAACGGGGTGTAGTGCGCGTTACGCGCCACCGCCCGGAGCAGACCGTAGAGGGTCACCAGTACCAGGATCGGTACCGGCAGGAACCAGAACAGGTTGGGCAGGCTGAACCAGCGAGTGGCGATGTCCGGATGGGCCAGCGGCGTCCAGATGCTGACGACGCCGGTCACGGCCAGCAGCACCAGGGCCAGCGGGCGCGCCAGGTCGTGCATCTGCAGCTGCAGCTTGCCTTCGGTCTTCATGATCAACCAGGTGCAGCCGAGCAAGGCGTAGGCAACGATCAGGCCCAGGCCGCAGAACAGGCTGAACGGGGTCAGCCAGTCGAGGCTGCCGCCCGCGTAGTTGCGATCGACCACCTTGAAGCCTTCGATGAAGGCGCCCAGGGCCACGCCCTGGAAGAAGGTTGCCGCCAGCGAGCCGCCGATGAACGCCTTGTCCCACAGGTGGCGCTTGGCTGCAGTGGCCTTGAAGCGGAACTCGAAGGCCACGCCGCGGAAGATCAGGCCGATCAGCATCAGCATCAATGGCAGGTACAGCGCTGAAAGCACCACGGCGTAGGCCAGCGGGAAGGCGCCGAACAGCGCCGCACCACCGAGCACCAGCCAGGTTTCGTTACCGTCCCAGACCGGGGCGACGGTGTTCATCATCACGTCGCGGTCCTGCTCGGCCTTGACGAAGGGGAAGAGAATGCCAATCCCCAGGTCAAAGCCATCCATGACCACATACATCATGATGCCGAAGATGATGATCACGGCCCAGATAAGCGGAAGATCAATACCCATGACTCAGTTCCCCTTGTTCAGGCTGGCGTGCTCGCCATGTTCATGATCGTCATCGGCGGCAGACAGCGGCCGTGCCGGGGTACGTTGCTGGCCGGGGCCACCTGGGTTGGTCTCGTCACCTTCACCGGTTTTCGGCCCTTTGCGCACCAGGCGCATCATGTAGCCAAGGCCGGTGCCGAACAGCGCGAAGTAGACCACCACGAACATCACCAGGGTCAGACCGAGCTGGCCATAGCTGTGGTTCGAGGCGCCATCGGCAGTACGCATCAGACCGTAGACCACCCAGGGCTGGCGACCGATCTCGGTGGTGAACCAGCCGGCGAGGATCGCGATCAGGCCGGACGGGCCCATCCACAGGGTCAGGTACAGGAACGGCCGCGAGCTGTAGAGTTTGTCGCTCTTGCGCAGCCACAGGCTCCAGAGGCCGACGAAGATCATCAGCATCCCTAAGCCAACCATGACCCGGAACGACCAGAACACGATGGTCGAGTTAGGTCGGTCTTCTTTGGGGAACTCCTTCATCGCCGGCACTTGCTTGTCCAGGCTGTGGGTCAGGATCAGGCTGCCCAGCGCCGGGATTTCCACTTTGAAGCGAGTGGTCTCGGCTTGCATGTCGGGGATGCCGAAAAGGATCAGCGGGGTCGGTTCGCCGGGCTTGTTTTCCCAGTGGCCTTCGATTGCGGCGATTTTCACCGGCTGGTGTTTGAGGGTGTTCAAACCATGGAAATCGCCGATCACAGCCTGCACCGGCGCCACGATCAGAGCCATCCACATGGCCATCGACAGCATCTTGCGGATCGCCGGGTTATCGCGTCCGCGCAGCAAGTGCCAGGCCGCCGAAGCGCCGACGAAGAACGCCGTGGCCACAAACGCAGCAGTCGCCATGTGCGCCAGGCGGTAAGGGAACGATGGGTTGAAGATCACGGCGAACCAGTCGACAGGGATCACCACGCCATTGACGATTTCGTAGCCCTGTGGGGTCTGCATCCAGCTGTTGGAGGCGAGGATCCAGAAGGTCGAGATCAAGGTGCCAATGGCCACCATGACCGTGGCGAAGAAGTGCAGGCCACGGCCTACGCGGTTCCAGCCAAAGAGCATGACGCCAAGGAAACCGGCCTCGAGGAAGAAGGCCGTGAGTACTTCATAGGTGAGCAGCGGCCCGGTGACGGAGCCGGCGAAATCGGAGAACTTGCTCCAGTTGGTGCCGAACTGGTAAGCCATGACCAGGCCGGAGACCACCCCCATGCCGAAGTTGACGGCAAAGATTTTCGACCAGAAATGGTAAAGGTCACGGTAGACGCTGTTGTTGGTCTTGAGCCACAGCCCTTCGAGAACTGCCAGGTAGCTCGCCAGGCCGATGGTGATGGCCGGGAACAGGATGTGAAAGGACACGGTAAACGCGAACTGAATTCGGGCGAGATCTAGAGCCTCTAATCCGAACATAGTGCTTCCTCTGTCAGGTAATCCGGCGTCAGGCGGTGGCCTTGGCGCCAACTGCCCCCACGGTAGTTGAGTGCGGCAAGTTGGAATTGTTCTGTAAACATCACATCGCAGGGAATTCGGCCGTCTGGCCCTACCGTTGCAAATGAAACAATTGATCCAGATCAACGGTTGCCTGAAAGGATAGTCCTGAACGGGCTGCGCGCTTGTGTGGTTGATTGCCGCGTGACCGGTTGTCTCACCCCCTTTACCGCGCCCCAAAACGGTGCGCTTACCGCACGCAGGCGGTATTTCTCGCAACCTGTTGTTACAAAGTGATGCTAATCTGCACCGCCGATCCCTTCGCCGAGGCTCTGTTTCGCCGATGTCAGACCCTGTCCCTGTTCTGCTGCTGCGTCATCACCGTCCCTTCCTGGCCTTCTGGCTGGCCCGGGTATTTACCGCCAGTGGCTTCCAGATGCTCACCGTGGCGATCGGCTGGCACCTCTATCAGTTGACCGGCAATGTCCTCGACCTGGGCCTGGTGGGCCTGGTGGAGTTTGCTCCGCGGGTGCTGTTCATGCTGCACACCGGGCACGTCGCCGACCGCTATGACCGGCGCCGGGTAGCGGCCCTGTGCCAGAGCGCCCAGGCCATGATTGCCCTGGTGCTGGTAGTGGCCAGCAGCACCAACAGCGTCAGCCGCGAACTGATCTTTCTGCTGGCGTTTCTGCTCGGCAGCGCACGCTCCTTCGAGATGCCGGCGACGCAAGCGTTGTTGCCCAACGTGGTGCCTTCCGAGCTATTTCCCCGTGCAGTGGCGGCGTCGGCTTCGGCCATGCAGGCAGCAACTATCGTCGCGCCGGCGGTGGGCGGCTTTCTCTATGCTTTTGGCAGCGTCTGGGTCTATGGGCCGACAGTGGTGCTGTACCTGATTGCCTGCGTGCTGACCCTGGGCCTGGTCTCGCGCCAGCAACCTGGCAACCAGGGCCGCGCCAGCCTCGAATCGCTGATGGCCGGGATTCGTTTCATTCGCAGCCGCCCGGACATCCTCGGGGCGATCTCCCTGGACCTGTTTGCCGTGCTGCTGGGCGGCGCCACCGCGCTGTTGCCGGTGTTTGCCAAGGACATCCTGCTGACCGGCCCGTGGGGCCTGGGCCTGCTGCGCTCGGCGCCGGCGGTGGGCGCTTTGCTGATGTCACTGTGGCTGGCGCGCTTCCCGGTGGAGCGCAAGGTCGGGCGGGTAATGTTCACCGCCGTGGGCGTGTTCGGGGTGGCGACCATTGCCTTTGGCCTGTCCACTTCGTTCTGGTTTTCCCTGGCGGTACTGGCAGTGTTGGGCGCCGCCGACATGATCAGCATGGTGATCCGCGGCGCCTTCGTGCAGCTGGAAACACCGGATGAGATGCGCGGCCGGGTCAGTGCGGTGAACGGGCTGTTCATCGGCGCGTCGAACCAGCTCGGTGAGTTCGAGTCAGGGGTGACCGCGCACTGGTTCGGCACGGTGCCGGCGGTGGTACTGGGCGGGGTCGGGACGCTGGTGGTGACCGGGGTGTGGATCAAGCTGTTTCCGACCCTGGCTGGGCGCGATCATATGCATAGGCAATAAGGGCCTGTGGGAGCGGGCTTGCCCCGCGATAGTCACACCCGCAGCTCAGTTGCCACCCGCTTGCGCACCACCCTGCCCGCCAGTTGCTCGACCAATACCAAGGCAAACTCCAGCGCCGCCGCCGAGCCCTGCGCGGTGATGCAATTGCCATCCACCACCACCGGCTGATCGACAAAGCTGCACCCGGACAACCCCTGGCTGACACCCGGATCGCAAGTCATGCGTCGCTGACGCAAGACGCCATAGGCCTGCAAGGCCAACGGCGCTTCGCCGATCGCAGCAAAGAACTTGCCGGCCCTGGCCTGGTCCTTGACCTGCTGCGCCAGCGGTGGGTGCGCCGCCATGTGCTGTGCGCCTTTCTCGCCCCCGGGCAAGACCATCAGGTCAAACGGCTGGGCCAGCAGATCAACCAGCATGCCATCGGCGGTCAAGCGCGTGCCGCGGGCACAGGTGAGCATCCGCCGGCCTTCGATACTGGCCACCACCACCTCGATCTCGGCGCGGCGCAGCACGTCGATCAGGGTCACGCTTTGCAGGTCATCCACGCCTTCGGCGACTACGATCAGGGCTCTGTGGGTCATCAACTGCTCTCCGCCGGGGTATTCCACAAGCTTAGCCGCTCACAGCAACAGGGTC carries:
- the mscL gene encoding large-conductance mechanosensitive channel protein MscL, which gives rise to MGVLSEFKAFAVKGNVVDMAVGIIIGAAFGKIVSSFVGDVIMPPIGLLIGGVDFSDLAVTLKAAEGDVPAVMLAYGKFIQTILDFIIVAFAIFMGIKVINRLKREEAAAPTLPPVPTKEEELLTEIRDLLKAQNRQP
- a CDS encoding ferredoxin--NADP reductase, whose translation is MTASAEKFTRQTLLDVQPLTPSLFSLRTSRDQGFRFRAGQFARLGVTKADGSVVWRAYSMVSSPFDEHLDFFSIVVPGGEFTSELSRLGEGDSLLIDRQAFGYLTLDRFVDGRDLWLLATGTGIAPFLSILQDFEVWERFESIKLVYSVREARELAYLDLIAGLEQRDYLAEYAGKLQFIPIVTREQHPGALNQRITTLIENGELERAAGLALTPEHSRVMLCGNPQMIDDTRKVLKQRDMNLSLSRRPGQVAVETYW
- a CDS encoding autoinducer binding domain-containing protein, producing the protein MPHWKEQQLEQLLAETDEQRMFDIAVSLAQQLDMEYLAFGMRVQIATFAPHMRFFNNYPAAWNERYQRCNYLDIDPTIAHCHRSLMPLLWSDEVFRETPEFREQAKYHGLCHGWSQSAHDMRHNESMLSVARSHGAIGLEELYDKAGQTIWLCNLLHTLMIDRQPGHATPTYNLSERETEVLKWSAAGKTAADIACILSLSQSTVNFHIRSIISKTNASNKAGAIAIAAMSGLI
- a CDS encoding methyltransferase, which encodes MPLLTSPFAELDLLRQPEQANDPLQAFDAADEYLLEHLAEQAPAANTRVLVLNDSFGALAISLAPHVSVLSSGDSHLAHLALEKNLVRNGLAFDAVPFVAASTPWQGPFDRVLIRVPKTLALLEEQLIRLQGQLAPGAQVVAGAMIKHLPRAAGDLMEKYIGPVQASLAKKKARLLIASFEAKPVFLSPYPTRYQLDAPRLELLNHANVFCREGLDIGTRAFLPHLPKDLGTARVADLGCGNGVLAIASALANPQAQYTLVDESYMAVQSALENWQAALGQREVTVRADDGLAGQPAQSLDVVLCNPPFHQQQVVGDFLAWRMFQQAREALVVGGALYIVGNRHLGYHSKLARLFRGVEQVAATPKFVVLKARK
- a CDS encoding DUF2474 domain-containing protein, whose amino-acid sequence is MTGKGTIDEEKKPLWQRLGWLVLIWVGSVVSLALVAWLMRLFMSAAGLSTH
- the cydB gene encoding cytochrome d ubiquinol oxidase subunit II, producing MGIDLPLIWAVIIIFGIMMYVVMDGFDLGIGILFPFVKAEQDRDVMMNTVAPVWDGNETWLVLGGAALFGAFPLAYAVVLSALYLPLMLMLIGLIFRGVAFEFRFKATAAKRHLWDKAFIGGSLAATFFQGVALGAFIEGFKVVDRNYAGGSLDWLTPFSLFCGLGLIVAYALLGCTWLIMKTEGKLQLQMHDLARPLALVLLAVTGVVSIWTPLAHPDIATRWFSLPNLFWFLPVPILVLVTLYGLLRAVARNAHYTPFLLTLVLIFLGYSGLGISLWPNIIPPSISIWDAAAPPQSQGFMLVGTLFIIPFILGYTFWSYYVFRGKVTHEDGYH
- a CDS encoding cytochrome ubiquinol oxidase subunit I; the protein is MFGLEALDLARIQFAFTVSFHILFPAITIGLASYLAVLEGLWLKTNNSVYRDLYHFWSKIFAVNFGMGVVSGLVMAYQFGTNWSKFSDFAGSVTGPLLTYEVLTAFFLEAGFLGVMLFGWNRVGRGLHFFATVMVAIGTLISTFWILASNSWMQTPQGYEIVNGVVIPVDWFAVIFNPSFPYRLAHMATAAFVATAFFVGASAAWHLLRGRDNPAIRKMLSMAMWMALIVAPVQAVIGDFHGLNTLKHQPVKIAAIEGHWENKPGEPTPLILFGIPDMQAETTRFKVEIPALGSLILTHSLDKQVPAMKEFPKEDRPNSTIVFWSFRVMVGLGMLMIFVGLWSLWLRKSDKLYSSRPFLYLTLWMGPSGLIAILAGWFTTEIGRQPWVVYGLMRTADGASNHSYGQLGLTLVMFVVVYFALFGTGLGYMMRLVRKGPKTGEGDETNPGGPGQQRTPARPLSAADDDHEHGEHASLNKGN
- a CDS encoding MFS transporter; translation: MSDPVPVLLLRHHRPFLAFWLARVFTASGFQMLTVAIGWHLYQLTGNVLDLGLVGLVEFAPRVLFMLHTGHVADRYDRRRVAALCQSAQAMIALVLVVASSTNSVSRELIFLLAFLLGSARSFEMPATQALLPNVVPSELFPRAVAASASAMQAATIVAPAVGGFLYAFGSVWVYGPTVVLYLIACVLTLGLVSRQQPGNQGRASLESLMAGIRFIRSRPDILGAISLDLFAVLLGGATALLPVFAKDILLTGPWGLGLLRSAPAVGALLMSLWLARFPVERKVGRVMFTAVGVFGVATIAFGLSTSFWFSLAVLAVLGAADMISMVIRGAFVQLETPDEMRGRVSAVNGLFIGASNQLGEFESGVTAHWFGTVPAVVLGGVGTLVVTGVWIKLFPTLAGRDHMHRQ
- a CDS encoding DJ-1 family glyoxalase III codes for the protein MTHRALIVVAEGVDDLQSVTLIDVLRRAEIEVVVASIEGRRMLTCARGTRLTADGMLVDLLAQPFDLMVLPGGEKGAQHMAAHPPLAQQVKDQARAGKFFAAIGEAPLALQAYGVLRQRRMTCDPGVSQGLSGCSFVDQPVVVDGNCITAQGSAAALEFALVLVEQLAGRVVRKRVATELRV